The genome window acagggaagcattgtaaagcacagagtcgTGTCTCCAGACCATTGGTGTGGGGCGGCTCGTAGCATTTCGGTCTCTGAAGACAGTTCGTGGCCCTTCCAAGatagcatagggaagcattgtaaagcacagagaggtctggtaaagcatagggaagcattgtaaagcacagagaggtctggtaaagcatagggaagcattgtaaagcacagagaggtctggtaaagcatagggaagcattgtaaagcacagagaggtctggtaaagcacagggaagcattgtaaagcacagagaggtctggtaaagcatagggaagcattgtaaagcacagagaggtctggtaaagcatagggaagcattgtaaagcacagagaggtctggtaaagcatagggaagcattgtaaagcacagagaggtctggtaaagcacaggggagcattgtaaagcacagagaggtaaagtaCATTGAAAAGTAAACCACGGTAAACTAACCTTTATAAAATTCCGATTATGATATTTTGGGATAAACTTTTAGAATGATCCTTCTCGGTCAAATTGGGTCTAAAAGTAAGATCCGATATGACGTGAACTTCCTGTCTCGGCTCCACACCTGTACGAGACACACCTGCGCCGCTGAGCACTTCCGGGCGGTGTACTGATCTGTACCGGAAGCGAGTAATCCTTCAGTTTGGTTTTTACCAGCTCGTCTAACCACTCCCTCAGAGCATCTGGCCTATATACAAAcctacatattatatatatatatatatatatatacacacacacaaagctataGAATATATAGAGGTACGGTTTATACACACATAAAGCTATATCATGTATACAGGCACGGTTTCTATATATATTAACGCCGCATTTCTGAGTCCGTGATCTCCCCGCTACAGAGGTTACGGCTCTACTTGTTTGTATCTGTTTCTTATTGTTtcttgttgtttcttgttttgaaatgtatctgtttcttattgtttcttgttttgaaatgtatctgtttcttattgtttcttgttttgaaatgtatctgtttcttattgtttcttgttttgaaatgtatctgtttcttattgtttcttattgtttcttgttttgaaatgtatctgtttcttattgtttcttgttttgaaatgtatctgtttcttattgtttcttgttttgaaatgtatctgtttcttattgtttcttgttttgaaatgtatctgtTTCTTATTGTTTCTTTGTTGCCGGCAGCTGTTACCTGTCAGCCGTGCTCCAGGTGAGCGGAAGCGGGAGAGTCTCGCCTCATATCGCGCTGTACAGCGGCGCTATAGGGGTGTCTCCGCACTCCCCCCAAAATATATCACATAGCTCCCACCCCCGGTCTTACCATGTCGTGCGTGAGATATATGGACCGGTCCCGAAGCGGTTCGGCTCAATCCGGGCTCAGATCGATTTGCGCTGCTTTCCTGGAGCGGAGTGGTTAAAATCTCCGACCCGACTCTGCCATTACTGTCCCCGGAGTGTGTGGGGGCAGGGGGGGGCGGGATCGAAAAGGAAGGGCGAGTCGATTCGCGCAGGCGCGTAGAAGCATGGCATTGAAGGCTTGCCGGAGATTGACGGAGATGCGCGAAACCCGTCCGTAGAAGCGATACGCTGGGCTTGCCGGAGGTTGAGCAAAGAGGCCGAACATCTAAACGGCTTTTTTTGTTGCCGGGGAAAACCCAGCACCTTTCGTTCTCAAGAGTCGTTCTCAAGGAGGTATCCATAGCAACCTTTGGTAACGTAGAGCCGGAGGCGAGTCTGAACAGGTTCGTTTTACAGGTTCGTTTCAGTCAAAAATAGCAATTTTGGCAAAAACCGATTGGAGATCAAGATGACGTCTTTGGAAGATAATTTTGGGCCATTTTTGAcattaaatatatctatatatatctatatatatctatatctatatatatatatatagagagagagagagagagagagagagagagagagagagagagagagattattaatacagatttaaagatagaagtaaaaatgatgtcacggTACGTATGACATCACGCAAGAATAAAACGTGGATCTGAATATGAGGTCGTTGAAATCAATCGCGTGCAATTCTCCGTTTGTCCACAAGAGGTCGCTGCAGGACCAGTTTTCACGGTGTGCAAATGACGTGCCGAGGCCGATCTCTGCAGTTTGCAGCGATGCATTTATCAGGCTAAATATATCTGCTGTACACGAATGCACATGAACGACCAATGAGATAAATTTATAGAGGAATGAaggaaaataaacagatcaaCAGACTCAACACACACTAACCAAAACCAATGACTCCCAAAGACAAAATCTTCTTTATCATACATTTTGAAtcacaaagccaaaaaaaaaccacaaacacttttataatttaataatccCTGACAAAATATCTAACAGCTGAGCAAAAgcccacaaacaaacacaaaaatcacacacacacacacaccgagaaaacacacacacacgaagttGGAATCGCTTAGAAAAGAGACACAGTGTGACTCCACACACCGCAGAGCCCATTAATAGCTGAAGCAGGACTTCACTTTGATTGAAGCCGGGCTGCAGTTACTCTCAAAACCCagctttttgaaaaacattttttttttttaatttctctgcgGTCCTGTCCTGCCAGCCTCACCCTGTTGTAGCTGCCCTATCTGTGTGCCACatttgcccctcagtgtaatacagaactgTCGCTGTGCTGCCGAGGATCCTCTGAGAAGGGTATAGCtggcacactgtggtcccattcgaGCAGCCTCGCCCCATTAGAACAGCAGAATTATTGCATCGCCATTGTAGCATAAACAGTGACAGGTCTTTATAGCGTTAgagttataataaataataataatacaaacattaataattgTAAACTCTTCCCTCCCAAGACTTTCAAAAACAATTCCTATTCAAATGTTggtttgtttcaataaaaatatatatgatatttcTCAGTGATTTCTCTATACGCTGTTCAGGTATAtgttattcttattcttattatttgaaAGGTGTTGCTGGTCTGTGTTCACTGTTCTGCAGGGTCACTTCCCAGCCGGCTCCATGACTTGACccagaaacaaaacagcacctggAAGAGAGAGCAGGGTTCAGACACGGGTTCAAAAACTACAAGAGAGCAGGGCTCAAAAACTACAAGAGAGCAGGGTTCAGAAGCTACGAGACAGCAGGGTTCAGACACGGGTTCAAAAACTACAAGAGAGCAGGGCTCAAAAACTATGAGAGAGCAGGGTTCAGACACGGGTTCAAAAACTACAAGAGAGCAGGGTTCAGAAGCTACGAGAGAGCAGGGTTCAGACACTGGTTCAAAAACTACAAGAGAGCAGGGTTCAGAAGCTACGAGAGAGCAGGGTTCAGACACGGGTTCAAAAACTACAAGAGAGCAGGGTTCAGAAGCTACGAGAGAGCAGGGTTCAGACACGGGTTCAAAAACTACAAGAGAGCAGGGTTCAGAAGCTACGAGAGAGCAGGGTTCAGACACGGGTTCAAAAACTACAAGAGAGCAGGGCTCAAAAACTACAAGAGAGCAGGGTTCAGACACGGGTTCAAAAACTACAAGagagcatacacacacacacaggctctaCAATGGCAAGGCAAtcatggttgtgtattacactgaggcgCAATGGTAGCACAatcatagggcagctgcaatgggaccacagtataataataataataataataataatataataataataataataataatataataataataataataataatagtcaccTGTGGGTTTGTGCTGCACCAGGAACAGGAAGGGCCTGTCGAGAGTGATCTCCTCAACTGCCATGCGAGAGAACAGGATCgcagctgcagacagacagacagacagacagacagacagagtcagCGCCACACGCCAGCATTCACCAGCACAACCATTAACTAATACCAAGAGAACTCTTCAAccacaagagagacagagtcgACCAGACCCGTTCACTGATATAAGGGTGAggggagggtgagggtgagggtcagggtcagggtcagggtcagggtcagggtcagggtcagctGAACTCACCGGTCGCTGCAGCTCCCTTGGTTCCTTTCTCATCCACCTCGATCTTCACCTTCTGAAGAACCTTTGACACAAATAAGGGCTCctccactgagagagagagagagagagagagagacacatgttATACTAACTGTACCCTTCCCAAATGAGTGCTCCAATGCCaaatgcaataatggttctgtattttaCTGAGGGGCTGTAGTGGGACGGTACTCACTGGTGACTCTGGTGAAGTCAGCTCTCTGCTGGTTGAACATGTCCCTCATGCCCAGTCCTGCCAGAGCCCCGTTGAGCTCACTCTCCGTCTCGATGGAAAACCTGGGAGGAGAAACCCAGCAGAGATCAGCTTTACCATCCCTACACCCTGCACCCTACACCCTACACACACCCCTGTACCCTGCACCCTACACACACTACACCCTACACACACCCCTGTACCCTGCACCTTAcacacactacaccctgcacacacCCCTGTACCCTACACCCTGCAccctaaacacacacactacacacaccccTGTACCCTACACCCTGCACCCTACACACACCCCTgtaccctacacacacacacacacacacactacacacacacctgtacccTACACCCCTacatcctgcacacacacacacacacactacaccctACACATACCCCTGTACCCTACACACCACTAAATTCTACATCCTGTACCCTGCACGCACCCCTACACACAAGCACAGCAATACaatgcgctctctctctctctctctctctctctctctctctctctctctctctctctctctctctctctctcacctgggCAGTGCTAGTTGTCGGCTGGCTCTCCTCAGGCCCCTCCTCCACTCCCTCAGCAGCTCCCCACTCAGCCCCGCGGTGAGGGCAGACAGGGGGACATCCTTCTCGAAGGGGGACAAAAGGAGCATGCTCATCGTGTCCCCCTCGTACGGCAGCTCGATGACATCATAGTCCACGCCGTCCGGGGTCACGAACTCGCCTGCAAGAGGGAGTGACGTCAtcagagacagagagaatgaGGGCGTGACATCATCGCAGAGAgcgtgacatcacagccagggaAAGTAGgatgtcatttttattaataaacactgttggTTTTAGAATTGTCTGACCTGCCTGACCCCTGCCTGACCCCAGCACTCACCGTACTGGAAGCGCGCAGTCTGTTGCATCATGGGTACCAGCATGGAGCTGCCATTGGCGCAGTGGAACAGCCGCTCGCGCGTCTCCTGGGGCTCAAAGGGCACCTTCCACCTGCCCTGGAAGTGAATCGCGTTGAGCAGAAGGAGGCGGGTCTCAGAGGACAAGGCGTCTGAGGACAAGAAGTGAGGTAGCATACCtggcagagag of Polyodon spathula isolate WHYD16114869_AA chromosome 48, ASM1765450v1, whole genome shotgun sequence contains these proteins:
- the LOC121306552 gene encoding plasminogen activator inhibitor 1-like isoform X2, whose protein sequence is MDSDFGMRVFREALRSPAAERNLVFSPYGLSTVMGMVQLGAAGQTYAQVRGAMGYAVEDRWVPQTLRKICASLSGEGALQTASAAFVHRKLRLEKPFRHRLAKVFQQLPKQVDFRDTQTATAVVNRWVSDNTMGMLPHFLSSDALSSETRLLLLNAIHFQGRWKVPFEPQETRERLFHCANGSSMLVPMMQQTARFQYGEFVTPDGVDYDVIELPYEGDTMSMLLLSPFEKDVPLSALTAGLSGELLREWRRGLRRASRQLALPRFSIETESELNGALAGLGMRDMFNQQRADFTRVTMEEPLFVSKVLQKVKIEVDEKGTKGAAATAAILFSRMAVEEITLDRPFLFLVQHKPTGAVLFLGQVMEPAGK
- the LOC121306552 gene encoding plasminogen activator inhibitor 1-like isoform X1, whose protein sequence is MKLPQTGMQSLVVPLLLVAGALGSLLPEMDSDFGMRVFREALRSPAAERNLVFSPYGLSTVMGMVQLGAAGQTYAQVRGAMGYAVEDRWVPQTLRKICASLSGEGALQTASAAFVHRKLRLEKPFRHRLAKVFQQLPKQVDFRDTQTATAVVNRWVSDNTMGMLPHFLSSDALSSETRLLLLNAIHFQGRWKVPFEPQETRERLFHCANGSSMLVPMMQQTARFQYGEFVTPDGVDYDVIELPYEGDTMSMLLLSPFEKDVPLSALTAGLSGELLREWRRGLRRASRQLALPRFSIETESELNGALAGLGMRDMFNQQRADFTRVTMEEPLFVSKVLQKVKIEVDEKGTKGAAATAAILFSRMAVEEITLDRPFLFLVQHKPTGAVLFLGQVMEPAGK